The Caretta caretta isolate rCarCar2 chromosome 27, rCarCar1.hap1, whole genome shotgun sequence DNA segment tcacacacacccccgcatGCAGACACAATGGTGATCGCTGAATCACTTACTCAGAGGTCTTCCTATCCCTTTTGTGCCTACGgggggaaaagaaaggggggagtgGTCATGAGATATTGCCAACAGCTGAGCTTAAAATTGTCATCAGCTAAGCCAGATGTGCAGCCAGGCCCCAGTAGAGATAAATCATAACTTTAAATAACCCTTGAGCAAATGTTTATAGACAGCCTGGCTGGCCCCAGCCACGTGAACAGCAGCGAGAAGTGAAGTGTGCGCgcactgctgccctctgctggagggaCTCAGAGCTGCTGTGTGTCATAGCCCCAATACGTCTCACAGCTAGTGGAGATCCTCGTACGGCACAAGTGGctgaaggggcggggggctgtTGCCAATTAGGCCAACAAACTTTCCCGAATTGCGAGCTCAGCTGTTAAAAGTATGTCAAAGGTCACAAGATGTGACCAAAAATGAACTTCGGGAGCTGAACTCTCTCCCCGCTACCATGACAGACGGGTGCACGATCAGTTTCCCAGAGCGGGGGAAATTCCCCCCAGAGCAGAGGGGCCAGCCGAAAATCCAGGCACATCTGCAGCCCTTAGGGTGCTAAGTGCTTTGGCAAGGGTGGATTTCACTCAGCCCCAGGGGGCTCCAGCCATCAGCAAACAGGGAAGTCCTGAGCACCCCGatcagctggggagggggtctcCAGCTGATTCCTACATCCCTTCCCATTTCCTGGCTCCAGGGGCATCTATCCAACTTACACTCCCTCCCTCCTACAGTACATGATGTAGGCCAGGAGTAGGCAGAGCAGGAAGGCCACCAGCAGAGGTAGCAAGATGGTCAGCAGATAGTCAGACAAGAATGCCTTCTCAGGGGAGTCCGTGGGGGGGTTGTATTCACTgccctcctccagcaccccatCGCCCCAGACGGGCACCCCCTCCGTGACGCTGAGGCTGGAGAGATCGGCCtgaaggaggagaagagagagaagacGCCAGGATGCCATCACGATTGACCGTGGTCTCTCGGGGGGGAGACCTCTAGGGGTCCATAGATAGGAAGTAATGGATGATGGGCTGGGGTTAAGGCGGCGAACTGGGACTCTGGAGAGCAGGGATGTACCCCCGTGATGCCGTACACCCCCATCTTTCTGCACCTTCGTTCCCCGGCTGTAAATCAGGGGTAGGCTCTTCCTTTGCCTGTGAGCCCTTTGCCACTCACTCTGCGGGTCCAGCCCCTGGCCCACCGGGGCCCTCATCTGAGTTGgggccactaggtggcactgccCTAATACGGATCCTTAATAATAATCGCTGCCTATTGactgctgcagggggaggagagcTTGAGTGAAACATCCTATTAATTCCCATAGGGTGATCGGGAACCCTACAGCCAGGCTAATGTTTCCTATCGAATCCTCTGGGATTTGCCCATAAACATCCCCAGTTATCCCAATTTCCTGAGCAGTGGGGCCCTGCCAacatgcccccccctccccccccgccccatcatcCCCCCTAGGGACTTAATGAGACTGTACCAGCCCCATGGTTCAGACCCTGCATAAGGGCCTGGCAGAGCTCActagccccccccaccccgccaccttCTCCAAAGGAGCCGCCTCCCTCTGCTGGTGGAAAGGAGCACTGCGGCTGGCACTATACTTTCGGGAACTGAGTTGTTGGGGATTTCCAGCGAAAATGACAGTTTGCTTCGTTATTATGCCGCCGAGTTCCTCTTTCTCCACAGCGACACGGTGCTGCGTAAGACGCCCCTCTGCCTAGCACCTCCCTCCCTTTCATTGAGACCTGGCATTTGTCTTccagcagcacctagaggcccccagctgagatcaaggcCCCGCTGTGCTAGGGGCAGTTCAGACCCACAAAGGCCGGGCTACGCACACAGGTTGCAGCGGTTTAAGTAAAGGCaccgatttagttaaaccagGTGCAGCTTTGGGTGTAGACTAGGCCATTGCGaaagccagcccctgctgccccagagagcttatggCCTAAATAgacaagggtgggaggggaagagacttgcccaaggtcaccgagCAGGTCAGTCACcgaggcaggaacagaaccagtcctgattcccagcacaATACCCTACCAATTGACCAGGAGAGGCCCTAAGGTTCACCTTTGCTGTTGCGCAGAGATATGTAATAGGTGGCATCTCCCAGGGCACTGAGATGGGAcaccagctctggggcagggagtctTGGAAACCCAGGTGAAATCAGTGGATTTCCCTGGGTCAggattcctccccctcccctgccccagtagTAAGGCATGGATGCGAGACACCCAGGGCAGCGCAGACATTGTCAAAGCCCCTCACCAAGGTAATGTTGCACCAGTCGACTCTGAATTGAGGGCTGAAGCTGTCATAGCAGGTAATGACCGGCTGCTGCTCCAGGCTGCACCTGAACTGGTTGTCGGAGGACATGGCCTCCATCAGGCAGTTGGAGAAAGGCCTGCGGGAGCCCACCTTGATGTAAACCCTGGGGAGGAGACGCACAGAGGGACAGGAAAGGTGGGAGGAAGAGGGGTTAGGTGTAACAGCTCGCGAGAATGTCGGTCATGGCAGCCCCAGCCTACCTCAGCTACAGAAGCTGTGGGGAGCAGTTTGGAAGCCCTCCCAGCCATGGGGAATGGGCCAGGAGCCACCCAGCTGTGGGGAACAGTCTGGGAGCCCCCGGCTATGGGGAATGGTAtgggagcccccccccaccccgccccagctgTGGGGAACAGTCTGGGAGTCCGTTGGCTGTGGGGAGTGGTCTGGGATCTTTCTGACTGGTAGAATCAGCCTAGGAACCCTTTGGCCCCATGGACCAAGCCCTGGTTCTAGGGCGTTTCGCAGAAGTGCAAGCtgaggggccaggctgggggaccCCAGGAGAGCTTGCACTGGGCAGCCTCAAGAAGGAACAGAGCTACGGAAGCCAATGGGTAGTTGTCTGTCCCGTCATAGTTGATGTTCTACGGGAAAGGTCCCTACCCCTCCTTCCTGCCCTCGATGGGCAGGGGAACACGGCCTCCCCGGTCCAAGGCCGATGTGATGTTGATGATACTCCAGTCCTTCTGCTCCAGCATGATGTCCAGGGCTTGCTGGAACTGCTTCTGCGCGTCCGCTGGCAGGACTTCCTCCACGTCTCGGTTCTTCACGAAGAACTCCGCCTGGTACGGCATCTGGGTGTctgtggtgagggagcagagagacccCGTTGGGAGGGCATCGGGGTTGGACCTGCAGAGACCTCATAAGGGCCTTGGAGTCTTACGGCCAGAACCTCCAGCATTATGAGTATGCTGAGGTGTCTATGGGAAGGGGCAACCTCCAACGGATGCTGGGAGGGCTGGGTGGTGTCGCTCTCTTGACACGGCAGATGGGTCCATCATTGCACCATCAGGTCAGGGCTGCTGCTGGCTCCTCCTTGCCCTGCCCAGGCGAGGGGATGGTGACAGACCTGGGTTAAGCTGGTTGCTAGGAAAGGGGTATGGGTAGCGATGGCAGGGAAGGCGGGGGCATTACCTGGGGAGGGGACAACGGTGAAGATGACCCTTTGCCGCACAGTCTCGTAGGTGTGTCTGTTATACGCCGTCACCTGCCACatggagaagaagaaagaggtTCGGATCCGCGCACGGAACAAAATGGCCACCAGCCAGGTCAAGTCCCACTTAGGCCATCTCCTTCTGCTGGGGAGGGTGGCTCAAACGGCAGACCCGGGCAGGAGGCGGAGAAATCCAAGCTCCAGGGGGTTTGCCCTGTTGCCCTTGAATGGGGAGATGGCTCGCGAGTGCCCAGAGAGCAGCTCCTAGAGCCTGGTCAATAGGGGGAAGGGAGCCCCCAGGTTGCAGCCTGCTCGGGTCTCCATAGGACTTTGGAGCTGTTTAGCTTTATTGCGTTAGGTTTAGTCCCGATGACCAAGCGTTCACCGGCCCCCATGGCGAGGCCGACACAGCCAGGCACCCACCCGCCCCTCACAAGCAACATCGGTTCTTACGCCCTCAGACGCACACACACGGAACCCCCCTCCGGCCCCGTACACCCGCACCCCTCCCAACAGCACCCATTGCCACAAAGCGACCCGCAATGGCCCAAAGCCACACCCCTGCCCGCAAAGACGCTGCGTCCTGCCCGCGCCCCAGGGCTCTGCGGGGGACAGCGCCGGCCCCGTACCTCGATGAGCTGCCTGCCGACGTCCTTCGTGGTGGGGGACCCGTATAGATAGCCTGTCCGGTACGGCCCGCGTTGGGTGTAGCGCAGCCACCGGGGCAGGTCGGGGTATCCCAGCAGCTGGGCGTGGAAGGTGATGGGGGTGTCGGGTGGGATTTCTGAAAGGATCCGCACATGGTTTGAGGGTTTTCAGGGGCCTTCACTTGGAGAGGCCCCACCAGGCTAGCGCTCTTGAGATTTCATCCTGCTGCCCGTCACCACAGGATCTGGgcgccttccatgtaaaatcaagaCCAAGAGCAAAGTCCCCAGTGGACTTCacggggagaagggaagggagcgggggagaggcaggcaggggaggCACCGTCCCAGCAGCCCAAGTTTCATACCACCCCAACAGCGATGGGACCTTCCCTGGAGCCAGTTCCTACACCACGGCCTGGCCCGTATATGGAGCCAAGCCCAGGGCTGCTGTGTGCACCGCACCCCCAGAGATCCCAGGGGCGACgagagagacagctggggagaTGCTGGTCCCCTTTCCCTATCCTCAGCTTGTCCATCTGTCCTTCCACCGCGAGCACCTCCGAGCAGGGACCGGCCCTTACTGAATGCTGGAAAGGGCCTGACCCAGAGTGAGAGCTATTCAGAATGAGTAATAATAATGCTAGATAGCTGAAtatgagagggagagaaatactGCAGATAGACAGACAGTGGGTTATGTATGGTGATAGAAGTGTCTGGTGATGATAGATTAGATTAATATTGGGATATGTCTGTAGATAGATAGGTGTGTATGTGGATAGAGAGATAGACGTTGAGGGGTGTATGATGATAGATAGATAAttgggggtgtatggggacagataCATGGGGGGTGTCTGGTGATAGATTAGATTTATATTGGGATATGTCTGTAGATAGATAAGTgcggatggggatagatagatagattagatattgGGGGTGtctggtgatagatagatagatgggggtgtTGTGATAGATTAGATTTATATTGGGATATGTCTGTAGATAGATAAgtgtggatggggatagatagatagacgtTGAGGGGTGTTTGGTGATAGATattgggggtgtatggggataaaTAGATGGGGGGTGtctggtgatagatagatagatagatagatagatagatagatgttgggggtgtatggggataaaTAGATGGGGGGTGcctggtgatagatagatagatgttggGGGTGTATGGTGATAGATAGACGTTGAGGGGTGTTTGGTGATAGATattgggggtgtatggggataaaTAGATGGGGGGTGCCTGGTGATAGATAGATGAATGTTGGGGTAtctggtgatagatagatagatcagatTCGATATTGGGGTATATGGAGAGTTGATATATACATTTGATATTAGTCCTACAGCTTGGTCAGTCCATGTTGGGGAGTGGTCAGGGAATGGTACCAGCCACCTTTGGACCCAGTTCCCAGTGGAGCCCCCTCCTCTTGGATCGGTTATCGGACTGACCTGACAATAGGAATCCAGGAAGCCACTTGCATGGGGCCAGGTTGGGTATGGGGCTGTGGGACCCTCCCGGCGCACTCACTTACCGCTGTCATTCTTGCGAATGGAGGGGAAGGCCCCCTGGAAATGTTCCCTCTTCAGCTCATGGACGAAGATGGCTCCGGCCACCGGCGAGACGTGCCGATCGGGGAGAGCAGCCAGGATCCCAGCCAGGAACACCGCTGCGAGGAGGGTCTGGGTTACAACTGGCGGCCCGGTGGAATGGGAGCATCCTGTGGCCATATGGGCTCCCCCAGATCCAGCCAGGAGAAGACAAGGGGAGCAATGGGCAACCAGCCAGATAAGAGCTGCGGGAGGAGCTCAGGGGGACGGTGTGGCACGGTGGATGTGGCTAGGGCCTGTGAGTCCAGAGagcctgggtgatcttgggcaagctgACCCCTCCTTCCGTGTCAAAGCGGGAGCCGCTCGGCACCTCCCTCTTCCAAGCACTGAGAGACTTGGGGATAAAATGCCCAACTCAAGAGCCCAGgggagggttgccaacttcctaatcACACAAAATTGAataccctagccccgcccctttcctgaggccacaccctctgccccacggccctgccccccactcagtaaattccccctccctcggtggctcactctcccccaccctcactcgccttcactgggctggggcagggggttgggctgtgggagggggtgagggctctaactgggggtgcaggctctgaggtggggccagaaatgaggcgttcagggtgtgggagggggctccaggctggagcagagggggtgagggcacGGTctaggggtgcaggatctggggcgggtctggggatgagaggtttggggtgcaggagggggctctgtgttggaggggctcagggctggggctgggggttgaggcGCAGGCTAACCTctggcggctcccggtcagcagcgcagcgagggggctaaggcagacttcctgcctgtcctgagtCTGTGCTACGCCCCAGAAGCGGCCatcaggtccggctcctaggcggaggcgtggcAGGGGGCTCTGAATGATGCtcttgcccgcaggcaccgccctcccagctcccattggccgcagctcCCGGCCAATTggagtgtggagccggtgctgagggcgggggcagcgtgcggagccccatggcccctaCCCCCcagcgcagtgccaggacagatagggactagcctgccttagatcTGCAGtaccgccaaccggacttttaacggcctggtcggcggtgctgcccgcagccgccagggtcccttttcgaccgggtgttctggtcgaaaaccggacacctggtcaccctataacAGCCTCCACAAACCCAACTACAGCTTCCCAAATAGGCCTTCCAGAACCCCCTGGGGGCAGCTTGGACCCCAGCGAGAGCCCCCCAAGTTTAGAGCGAGACCCGGCTCCGGGCCGCCAGCTGGTTCTGAACTCGGTTGGCTCTGCGCCACCTTCCCACAGAagcctcctgcccctccacctTGCGGAGCCCGCTGGTGGGCCCAGCCAGAGCGAGTccgccgggggcggggggaaatggcCTGGACGGAAGCCGTCCTGTCCCCCTACTCCTGCTGCACCTTTGGCTATATTTAGTTTTAGCTATATTTAGTCCGAGTTTCTGGATTCGCCTTGCTAGTCGCCAGTGACTCTCCGggctggggccagtggcaggGCGGGGGTCTCTGTCTGTGTACCCCTCGCCCCTAAGGAGGGGCATTGTTTTCAGCCCCGTGTCTCACTCTCAGAATAGCCAGCTCTACCCCCTTGTTTGAGCCTTGAGGCTGGCTGCTGGCATCTCTCCCCCAGTcccccgagccccggggctctgCAATACAgatagacacccccccccccccagcctcgcTGCAGAGAAACCCCGGGGCAGAGAGAGGATGTTACTTGCCCGTAAGGAAAGGAGTCCACAGCAGTCCCCGGGCTGCCATCTTTGCCCCCTTAGCCTGGGAATCCAGCCAGAGCCACGCTCTGATTGACAGGGACAGGCTGTCAGGACAGACAAGGCGAGAGAGGGATCcgctggggtggtgggggggtctaGACAAGGTGGAACTGAGCTCCAGAGCTGGCTGTCTAGCTAATAGCCCGAGGGCGAGCCAAGCGCCACTGGGTATATGCCCGAGGGGTAGATACCCAGTGGGTATGTGCCCAGGGGGGTAGGTGCCTAGTGGGTATATGCCCAGGGGGGTAGGTGCCCAGCGGGTATGTGCCTGGGGGTAGGTGCCCAGGGCAGGTAGGTGCCCAGGGGTAGGTGTCATGGGGGTTAGGTGCCCAGGAGGGTATGTGCCCAGGGGAGTATGTGCCCAGTGGGCATGCTGCAGCCAGCGGGAACCGCAgggcacgggggtgggggggaactgcCCCAGTGACCCCCTTGTTTTCACAGGAGTCTCCTGGGAATGAGGGGACCTGCTGCAgaacagcaccccctgctggccagatTCAGTCGCAACTCCCTGGGCAGAGGGATGCCTGacagcccctcacacacacacaccccctcggTCTCCCTTCCTACAGCACGGGGATTGCCCCGGCTCTCGCTCAGGCCCCATGCCTGCC contains these protein-coding regions:
- the SGCA gene encoding alpha-sarcoglycan → MAARGLLWTPFLTAVFLAGILAALPDRHVSPVAGAIFVHELKREHFQGAFPSIRKNDSEIPPDTPITFHAQLLGYPDLPRWLRYTQRGPYRTGYLYGSPTTKDVGRQLIEVTAYNRHTYETVRQRVIFTVVPSPDTQMPYQAEFFVKNRDVEEVLPADAQKQFQQALDIMLEQKDWSIINITSALDRGGRVPLPIEGRKEGVYIKVGSRRPFSNCLMEAMSSDNQFRCSLEQQPVITCYDSFSPQFRVDWCNITLADLSSLSVTEGVPVWGDGVLEEGSEYNPPTDSPEKAFLSDYLLTILLPLLVAFLLCLLLAYIMYCRREGVHKRDRKTSDVQMVHHNTIHSNTEELRHMASSRDVPRPLSTLPMFNVRTGERVSPLQGHQDSAHVPLILAQQ